The following are encoded together in the Osmia lignaria lignaria isolate PbOS001 chromosome 13, iyOsmLign1, whole genome shotgun sequence genome:
- the LOC117602254 gene encoding putative RNA-binding protein Luc7-like 2 isoform X3, with the protein MDLGECPQIHDLALRADYEAAQKKKDHFYDIDAMEHLQNFIADCDRRTEQAKQRLAETQEELSAEVAAKANNVHVLAEEIGKKLAKAEQLGEEGFVEESMKLMGEIDELRKKKNEAEQEYRNSMPASSYQQQKLRVCEVCSAYLGIHDNDRRLADHFGGKLHLGFIKIREKLAELQKTVEERRKEKRESLLDRRRDRDRDDRDRDRDRSDSRRGGLGYRDKDRERDRERDRDRDRDRDRDRDRDRERDRDRDRDRERRDRDRRKSRSRSRSRGKRSKRSRSNSRSRRSRSRRSGSNDRKR; encoded by the exons ATGGACCTGGGAGAATGCCCCCAGATTCACGACCTGGCCCTACGGGCTGATTATGAGGCTGCGCAAAAGAAGAAAGATCACTTTTATGACATTGAC GCGATGGAgcatttgcaaaatttcatagCCGATTGTGATCGTCGTACGGAACAGGCGAAGCAACGGCTCGCAGAAACCCAAGAGGAGCTGAGCGCGGAGGTTGCAGCTAAAGCAAACAATGTCCACGTTCTTGCGGAGGAGATCGGTAAAAAATTGGCGAAAGCCGAGCAACTTGGCGAAGAGGGTTTCGTCGAGGAATCGATGAAACTGATGGGCGAAATAGACGAgctgagaaagaagaaaaacgaagcTGAACAAGAATACAGGAACAGCATGCCAGCTTCCAGTTACCAGCAACAGAAATTAAGGGTCTGCGAGGTTTGCAGTGCCTACCTTGGCATTCACGATAACGACAGACGTTTGGCGGATCATTTCGGTGGGAAGTTGCATCTGGGATTCATTAAGATCCGCGAGAAATTGGCTGAGCTTCAGAAAACTGTCGAAGAGAGACGCAAAGAGAAACGGGAATCGCTGCTCGACAGACGCAGAGATAGGGACAGAGATGATCGGGACAGGGACCGTGATAGATCGGATAGCCGACGTGGAGGTTTGGGTTATAGAGATAAGGATCGCGAGCGTGACCGTGAACGCGATCGAGACCGTGATCGTGACCGTGACAGAGATCGCGATCGTGACCGTGAGCGTGATCGTGATCGGGACCGAGATCGTGAACGCAGAGACAGAGACAGGAGAAAGTCACGTTCTCGAAGCCGCAGTCGTGGAAAAAG ATCAAAACGTTCCCGCAGTAATAGCCGTAGCCGTCGATCCCGTTCCCGTCGTAGTGGGTCGAACGATCGAAAAAGATAA
- the Pli gene encoding E3 ubiquitin-protein ligase pellino isoform X1 — protein MPVTKRIPCPSRSDGGSSESPLLVEEGETVGAPHSPHTKHNHSHSHANPHRSHSYRHEKPKQLVKYGELVILGYNGFLPPGDRGRRRSKFVLFKRPVPNGVKRSKHYIVKTPHSSQAILNTKQHSISYTLSRTQAVIVEYTEDEGTDMFQVGRSSESPIDFVVMDTCAGGSDSSNEGRVAQSTISRFACRILADRSDPRIARIYAAGFDSSRNIFLGEKATKWQENREIDGLTTNGVLIMHPRGQFCGGEAQCGFWREVSVGGGVFSLRESRSAQQKGNVVEDENNILQDGTLIDLCGATLLWRSAEGLAKSPTKHDLEELVDAINAGRPQCPVGLNTLVIPRKAATDSTQQQPYVYLKCGHVQGHHDWGQEKDKATRRCPMCLVAGSVVKLSMGIEPAFYVDCGPPTYAFRPCGHMATEKTVKYWEKVAIPHGTNGYIAICPFCAVPLEGTPGYVKLIFQDNVD, from the exons AAAGTCCATTACTCGTGGAAGAAGGAGAAACAGTTGGTGCACCTCATAGTCCGCACACCAAACATAATCATAGTCATTCGCATGCTAATCCTCATAGGTCCCATAGTTACCGCCATGAAAAACCAAAACAATTAGTAAAATATGGAGAGTTAGTAATTCTTGG ATACAATGGATTCCTCCCACCGGGAGACCGGGGAAGAAGGAGAAGTAAGTTTGTTCTTTTTAAGAGGCCTGTACCAAATGGTGTGAAACGCAGTAAACATTACATTGTAAAAACACCTCACAGTTCACAAGCTATCCTTAATACGAAACAACATTCGATATCGTACACTCTTTCACGAACACAAGCCGTTATCGTAGAATATACCGAAGATGAAGGAACCGATATGTTTCAG GTGGGACGTTCTTCCGAATCTCCAATTGATTTCGTCGTCATGGATACCTGTGCAGGCGGCAGCGACAGCTCCAACGAAGGGCGCGTCGCTCAAAGTACAATTAGCAGATTTGCCTGCCGAATTCTAGCCGATCGGTCAGATCCTCGAATTGCAAGAATATATGCCGCGGGTTTTGATAGTTCAAGGAATATCTTTTTAGGG GAAAAAGCAACAAAGTGGCAAGAGAATCGTGAGATCGATGGACTCACGACAAACGGCGTTCTAATAATGCATCCACGGGGTCAATTTTGCGGTGGCGAGGCACAATGTGGCTTTTGGAGAGAAGTGAGCGTAGGTGGTGGTGTATTCTCTTTAAGAGAAAGCCGAAGTGCCCAACAAAAAGGAAACGTTGTggaggatgaaaataatattctacAAGATGGAACTTTGATTGATCTTTGTGGTGCTACGTTGCTTTGGAGATCAGCCGAAGGTCTGGCAAAGTCTCCG ACGAAGCACGATTTGGAAGAATTGGTTGATGCTATTAATGCCGGAAGACCACAGTGCCCGGTCGGTTTGAATACTTTAGTCATACCACGTAAAGCAGCTACGGATTCGACTCAACAACAGCCGTATGTATATTTGAAATGTGGACACGTACAAGGTCATCATGACTGGGGACAAGAGAAAGACAAAGCTACACGAAGGTGTCCAATGTGTTTAGTAGCTGGTTCGGTAGTTAAACTTTCAATGGGAATAGAACCAGCATTTTACGTTGATTGTGGCCCACCTACTTACGCGTTTAGGCCTTGTGGACACATGGCCACAGAGAAAACTGTTAA ataTTGGGAAAAGGTCGCAATACCGCACGGAACAAACGGTTACATTGCAATTTGTCCATTTTGTGCAGTCCCTCTCGAAGGAACACCAGGATACGTAAAACTGATTTTCCAAGATAATGTAGACTGA
- the LOC117602254 gene encoding putative RNA-binding protein Luc7-like 2 isoform X2, which translates to MICKSQRMDLGECPQIHDLALRADYEAAQKKKDHFYDIDAMEHLQNFIADCDRRTEQAKQRLAETQEELSAEVAAKANNVHVLAEEIGKKLAKAEQLGEEGFVEESMKLMGEIDELRKKKNEAEQEYRNSMPASSYQQQKLRVCEVCSAYLGIHDNDRRLADHFGGKLHLGFIKIREKLAELQKTVEERRKEKRESLLDRRRDRDRDDRDRDRDRSDSRRGGLGYRDKDRERDRERDRDRDRDRDRDRDRDRERDRDRDRDRERRDRDRRKSRSRSRSRGKRSKRSRSNSRSRRSRSRRSGSNDRKR; encoded by the exons ATGATTTGTAAATCGCAGCGCATGGACCTGGGAGAATGCCCCCAGATTCACGACCTGGCCCTACGGGCTGATTATGAGGCTGCGCAAAAGAAGAAAGATCACTTTTATGACATTGAC GCGATGGAgcatttgcaaaatttcatagCCGATTGTGATCGTCGTACGGAACAGGCGAAGCAACGGCTCGCAGAAACCCAAGAGGAGCTGAGCGCGGAGGTTGCAGCTAAAGCAAACAATGTCCACGTTCTTGCGGAGGAGATCGGTAAAAAATTGGCGAAAGCCGAGCAACTTGGCGAAGAGGGTTTCGTCGAGGAATCGATGAAACTGATGGGCGAAATAGACGAgctgagaaagaagaaaaacgaagcTGAACAAGAATACAGGAACAGCATGCCAGCTTCCAGTTACCAGCAACAGAAATTAAGGGTCTGCGAGGTTTGCAGTGCCTACCTTGGCATTCACGATAACGACAGACGTTTGGCGGATCATTTCGGTGGGAAGTTGCATCTGGGATTCATTAAGATCCGCGAGAAATTGGCTGAGCTTCAGAAAACTGTCGAAGAGAGACGCAAAGAGAAACGGGAATCGCTGCTCGACAGACGCAGAGATAGGGACAGAGATGATCGGGACAGGGACCGTGATAGATCGGATAGCCGACGTGGAGGTTTGGGTTATAGAGATAAGGATCGCGAGCGTGACCGTGAACGCGATCGAGACCGTGATCGTGACCGTGACAGAGATCGCGATCGTGACCGTGAGCGTGATCGTGATCGGGACCGAGATCGTGAACGCAGAGACAGAGACAGGAGAAAGTCACGTTCTCGAAGCCGCAGTCGTGGAAAAAG ATCAAAACGTTCCCGCAGTAATAGCCGTAGCCGTCGATCCCGTTCCCGTCGTAGTGGGTCGAACGATCGAAAAAGATAA
- the Pli gene encoding E3 ubiquitin-protein ligase pellino isoform X2: MVIRSDGGSSESPLLVEEGETVGAPHSPHTKHNHSHSHANPHRSHSYRHEKPKQLVKYGELVILGYNGFLPPGDRGRRRSKFVLFKRPVPNGVKRSKHYIVKTPHSSQAILNTKQHSISYTLSRTQAVIVEYTEDEGTDMFQVGRSSESPIDFVVMDTCAGGSDSSNEGRVAQSTISRFACRILADRSDPRIARIYAAGFDSSRNIFLGEKATKWQENREIDGLTTNGVLIMHPRGQFCGGEAQCGFWREVSVGGGVFSLRESRSAQQKGNVVEDENNILQDGTLIDLCGATLLWRSAEGLAKSPTKHDLEELVDAINAGRPQCPVGLNTLVIPRKAATDSTQQQPYVYLKCGHVQGHHDWGQEKDKATRRCPMCLVAGSVVKLSMGIEPAFYVDCGPPTYAFRPCGHMATEKTVKYWEKVAIPHGTNGYIAICPFCAVPLEGTPGYVKLIFQDNVD, translated from the exons AAAGTCCATTACTCGTGGAAGAAGGAGAAACAGTTGGTGCACCTCATAGTCCGCACACCAAACATAATCATAGTCATTCGCATGCTAATCCTCATAGGTCCCATAGTTACCGCCATGAAAAACCAAAACAATTAGTAAAATATGGAGAGTTAGTAATTCTTGG ATACAATGGATTCCTCCCACCGGGAGACCGGGGAAGAAGGAGAAGTAAGTTTGTTCTTTTTAAGAGGCCTGTACCAAATGGTGTGAAACGCAGTAAACATTACATTGTAAAAACACCTCACAGTTCACAAGCTATCCTTAATACGAAACAACATTCGATATCGTACACTCTTTCACGAACACAAGCCGTTATCGTAGAATATACCGAAGATGAAGGAACCGATATGTTTCAG GTGGGACGTTCTTCCGAATCTCCAATTGATTTCGTCGTCATGGATACCTGTGCAGGCGGCAGCGACAGCTCCAACGAAGGGCGCGTCGCTCAAAGTACAATTAGCAGATTTGCCTGCCGAATTCTAGCCGATCGGTCAGATCCTCGAATTGCAAGAATATATGCCGCGGGTTTTGATAGTTCAAGGAATATCTTTTTAGGG GAAAAAGCAACAAAGTGGCAAGAGAATCGTGAGATCGATGGACTCACGACAAACGGCGTTCTAATAATGCATCCACGGGGTCAATTTTGCGGTGGCGAGGCACAATGTGGCTTTTGGAGAGAAGTGAGCGTAGGTGGTGGTGTATTCTCTTTAAGAGAAAGCCGAAGTGCCCAACAAAAAGGAAACGTTGTggaggatgaaaataatattctacAAGATGGAACTTTGATTGATCTTTGTGGTGCTACGTTGCTTTGGAGATCAGCCGAAGGTCTGGCAAAGTCTCCG ACGAAGCACGATTTGGAAGAATTGGTTGATGCTATTAATGCCGGAAGACCACAGTGCCCGGTCGGTTTGAATACTTTAGTCATACCACGTAAAGCAGCTACGGATTCGACTCAACAACAGCCGTATGTATATTTGAAATGTGGACACGTACAAGGTCATCATGACTGGGGACAAGAGAAAGACAAAGCTACACGAAGGTGTCCAATGTGTTTAGTAGCTGGTTCGGTAGTTAAACTTTCAATGGGAATAGAACCAGCATTTTACGTTGATTGTGGCCCACCTACTTACGCGTTTAGGCCTTGTGGACACATGGCCACAGAGAAAACTGTTAA ataTTGGGAAAAGGTCGCAATACCGCACGGAACAAACGGTTACATTGCAATTTGTCCATTTTGTGCAGTCCCTCTCGAAGGAACACCAGGATACGTAAAACTGATTTTCCAAGATAATGTAGACTGA